One genomic window of Ignavibacteriota bacterium includes the following:
- a CDS encoding S41 family peptidase — protein sequence MFRKRFSLASVFVLLFFGVFLGAQIQAISEDNIYEQLNKFKDVLSFTQKYYVDEVSTSRLVEKAVEGLLKDLDPHSVYIDPKSLVKVQEDFKGSFEGIGIEFNILHDTITVVSPIFGGPSEKVGLLAGDKIVQIDGQSSVKVTNDDVQKKLRGEKGSKVVVDIVRAGVKDVLQFTITRDKIPLYSVDTYFVLEDGTGYMVINRFASNTYQEFINGLRDMRTKGMEKLILDLRGNPGGYLEQSFRMANEFLARGEKIVYTKGRSPQFDENYNANGAGEFQDLPLIVLVTRASASASEIVAGAVQDHDRGLIVGETTFGKGLVQRQFDLPDGSAFRLTTARYYTPSGRIIQRPYDGKSDEEYYKTAGDKSEAEGDNIEHHEDKADTSRPKYKTDAGRTVLGGGGITPDYIVKVDNLTEYAAKMRARLFEFISGYMDKNGPAFRQKYGKDQAQRFTNEFSVDDELLASFVSFGESKNIPLVKEQYQKDLDYIKALIKAQIARNLFGNEGFFRALLQADPQFRKARTLFPEAKKIAGLK from the coding sequence ATGTTCCGCAAACGTTTCTCCCTAGCGTCCGTTTTTGTTCTCCTCTTCTTTGGCGTCTTTCTCGGCGCCCAGATCCAGGCGATCTCGGAGGACAACATCTACGAGCAGCTCAACAAGTTCAAGGACGTGTTGAGCTTCACGCAGAAATACTACGTCGATGAAGTGTCGACATCGCGGCTCGTCGAAAAGGCGGTGGAAGGTCTGCTCAAGGATCTCGATCCCCACTCCGTGTACATCGATCCGAAATCTCTCGTGAAGGTGCAGGAGGATTTTAAGGGAAGCTTTGAAGGCATCGGCATCGAATTCAACATTCTGCACGACACCATCACGGTCGTGTCGCCGATATTCGGCGGTCCGAGCGAGAAGGTGGGTCTGCTCGCGGGTGACAAGATCGTGCAGATCGACGGACAGAGCTCTGTGAAGGTGACCAACGACGACGTGCAGAAGAAACTGCGCGGCGAGAAGGGGTCCAAGGTTGTGGTCGACATCGTCCGCGCGGGGGTGAAGGACGTGCTGCAGTTCACGATCACACGCGACAAGATCCCCCTCTACAGTGTCGACACCTATTTCGTGCTCGAGGACGGCACGGGGTATATGGTGATCAACCGCTTCGCATCGAACACCTATCAGGAATTCATCAACGGCCTGCGCGACATGCGCACCAAGGGCATGGAGAAACTGATCCTCGATCTGCGCGGAAATCCTGGCGGCTACCTCGAGCAGTCGTTCCGCATGGCCAACGAATTCCTCGCGCGCGGCGAGAAAATCGTGTACACGAAGGGCCGCAGCCCCCAGTTCGACGAGAACTACAATGCCAATGGCGCGGGCGAATTCCAGGACCTCCCGCTCATCGTGCTTGTGACACGCGCCAGCGCCTCCGCCTCGGAGATCGTGGCCGGCGCGGTGCAGGATCACGACCGCGGACTCATCGTCGGCGAGACCACCTTCGGCAAGGGCCTGGTGCAGCGGCAGTTCGATCTGCCCGACGGCTCCGCCTTCCGTCTTACGACAGCCCGGTACTACACGCCGTCGGGACGCATCATTCAGCGGCCCTACGACGGGAAGTCGGACGAGGAGTACTACAAGACCGCCGGCGACAAGTCCGAGGCCGAGGGCGACAACATCGAACATCACGAGGACAAGGCCGACACCTCGCGTCCGAAATACAAGACCGACGCCGGCCGCACCGTGCTGGGCGGCGGCGGTATCACGCCCGATTACATCGTCAAAGTCGACAATCTCACGGAATACGCCGCGAAGATGCGTGCGCGCCTCTTCGAGTTCATCAGCGGTTATATGGACAAGAACGGCCCCGCCTTCCGGCAGAAGTACGGCAAGGACCAGGCGCAGCGCTTTACAAACGAATTCAGCGTCGATGACGAACTGCTCGCATCCTTCGTGTCCTTCGGCGAAAGCAAAAACATTCCGCTCGTCAAGGAACAGTACCAGAAGGACCTGGACTACATCAAGGCGCTCATCAAGGCGCAGATTGCGCGCAATCTCTTCGGCAACGAGGGTTTCTTCCGCGCGCTGCTGCAGGCCGATCCGCAATTCCGCAAGGCGCGGACACTGTTCCCGGAAGCCAAAAAAATCGCCGGACTGAAATAG
- a CDS encoding HAD family phosphatase, producing the protein MIRAIIFDLGNVLLHFDHRLIARRLEQGARRPEGKEHGDFIRLTEEFETGAVSPEEFHAAVVRAWELSGAVDLPTFSRLWSDIFWKNEELVPLLPDLARRHRLVLLSNTNVLHIEYARARFPEVFVPFHSCVLSHEAGMRKPDPRIFAEALARTGAAPDETLYFDDIKSYVDAASRLGIRAHQFVSTSGLTDTLRAYDIC; encoded by the coding sequence ATGATCCGTGCCATAATTTTCGATCTGGGCAATGTTCTGCTCCATTTCGACCACCGCCTGATTGCCCGCCGTCTGGAACAGGGGGCGCGTCGGCCGGAAGGGAAGGAGCACGGCGATTTTATCCGGCTGACGGAGGAGTTTGAGACCGGTGCTGTTTCGCCCGAGGAGTTCCACGCGGCTGTCGTGCGTGCATGGGAACTATCAGGTGCTGTGGATCTCCCGACATTTTCCCGGTTGTGGAGCGACATCTTCTGGAAAAACGAGGAACTGGTACCTCTGCTCCCGGATCTTGCGCGAAGGCACCGGCTCGTGCTCCTGTCCAACACCAATGTGCTGCACATCGAATATGCGCGCGCACGTTTTCCCGAAGTATTTGTCCCATTCCATTCCTGCGTTCTCTCCCATGAAGCCGGCATGCGCAAACCCGATCCGCGAATCTTTGCGGAGGCCCTGGCGCGCACGGGTGCCGCTCCTGATGAGACGCTGTATTTCGACGATATCAAGTCCTACGTCGATGCCGCCTCGCGGCTCGGCATACGGGCGCATCAATTTGTATCCACGTCCGGCCTCACGGACACTCTCCGCGCCTACGACATCTGTTAG
- the nadC gene encoding carboxylating nicotinate-nucleotide diphosphorylase — MSALDGRMEEAIRNALREDVGLGDITTECTIPTDLPGTGIFLSKANGILSGIDVVETVLAMVDERLHLETHIRNGMPLLRGMKIATVRGPIASMLTAERTALNFLQRMSGIATMTASMVKLVEGREVKILDTRKTAPGLRAFDKRAVRDGRGTNHRFGLDDMVLVKDNHIAAAGGITSAVEMVRGRLPRDRRLRVEVETRSLQDVLEALSCEGVDVIMLDNFPIDELAPAVRLIKTRRPGIEVEASGNVNEGTIRDIAESGVDSISVGALTHSVKALDISFDIAADE, encoded by the coding sequence ATGAGCGCGCTAGACGGACGCATGGAAGAGGCAATCCGGAACGCCCTGCGCGAGGACGTGGGCCTCGGCGATATCACCACGGAGTGCACGATTCCGACCGACCTGCCGGGCACCGGCATTTTTCTTTCCAAGGCGAACGGCATTCTCTCCGGGATAGACGTCGTCGAAACCGTGCTCGCCATGGTCGACGAGCGCCTGCACCTCGAAACACACATACGGAACGGCATGCCTCTGTTGCGTGGCATGAAGATCGCGACGGTGCGCGGACCCATCGCGTCGATGCTCACCGCCGAGCGCACCGCGCTGAATTTTCTGCAGCGTATGTCGGGCATCGCAACCATGACGGCATCGATGGTGAAGCTTGTGGAAGGACGCGAGGTGAAGATTCTCGACACACGAAAAACCGCGCCGGGCTTACGCGCCTTCGATAAGCGCGCGGTGCGCGACGGACGCGGCACGAACCACCGCTTCGGGCTCGACGACATGGTGCTGGTCAAGGACAATCACATAGCGGCCGCGGGCGGCATCACATCGGCGGTCGAAATGGTGCGCGGGCGGCTTCCGCGCGATAGGCGCCTGCGTGTCGAGGTCGAGACGCGCTCGCTGCAGGACGTGCTCGAGGCACTATCCTGCGAGGGTGTCGACGTCATCATGCTCGATAATTTTCCCATAGACGAACTCGCACCCGCCGTGCGTCTGATCAAAACGCGGCGACCAGGCATCGAGGTCGAGGCTTCGGGCAACGTCAACGAGGGAACGATCCGCGACATCGCGGAATCCGGCGTCGATTCCATCTCGGTCGGCGCGCTGACACACTCGGTCAAGGCGCTCGACATCTCGTTCGATATCGCCGCGGATGAGTGA
- a CDS encoding CoA pyrophosphatase yields MSDTLLHDAFCPAEADGHRGAHDTVLGIDMLRRAVTSETPSRVAREDFRRSAVLVPFVCHDGRWHLLFTRRTDELEHHRGQVSFPGGASDGGETPVETALREVHEEIGIPSSDISVLGEIDEIWTPSRYVISPVVGIIRSLEQLAPNPAEVSRVFTAPLAFLADEGNAEIRTVHVNEFTRDVYYYHYDNETIWGATAFIFRGLVRRIRAVLAESGSRGY; encoded by the coding sequence ATGAGTGACACCCTGCTGCACGACGCGTTCTGTCCAGCCGAGGCCGACGGGCACCGGGGCGCGCACGACACGGTACTCGGCATCGACATGCTGCGCCGCGCAGTGACGAGCGAAACGCCGTCGAGGGTGGCGCGCGAGGATTTCCGCCGTTCAGCGGTGCTGGTTCCGTTCGTCTGTCACGACGGACGCTGGCATCTGCTCTTCACGCGGCGCACCGACGAACTCGAGCATCACCGGGGGCAGGTGTCCTTTCCCGGCGGAGCGTCGGACGGCGGGGAGACGCCGGTTGAAACAGCGCTGCGCGAGGTCCACGAAGAAATCGGGATACCCTCATCCGATATTTCCGTGTTGGGCGAGATCGACGAAATATGGACGCCGTCACGCTACGTGATCAGTCCGGTGGTCGGCATCATTCGATCACTCGAGCAGCTCGCCCCGAATCCCGCCGAGGTGTCTCGTGTCTTTACCGCGCCTCTCGCGTTTCTCGCCGACGAGGGGAACGCCGAGATACGCACCGTCCACGTAAACGAATTCACCCGCGACGTGTATTACTATCATTACGACAACGAGACCATCTGGGGCGCCACCGCCTTCATCTTTCGGGGACTCGTGCGCAGGATACGCGCGGTGCTGGCCGAGAGCGGGTCGAGGGGCTATTAA
- a CDS encoding gamma carbonic anhydrase family protein produces the protein MAKTNARIIPYQGKLPDIHPSVFLADGVVIVGDVTLAEDVNVWCNAVIRGDVNTIGIGARTNVQDNSTLHVTWNQYSLNIGADVTIGHGVTLHGCTIHDRVLIGMGAVVLDGAEVFPESLIAAGTLVRQHFEVPEGSLVAGVPGKIARRLSDEERRGIADSAQHYMHYVNEYRAHDDLGQAMDFDTYLRLRRG, from the coding sequence ATGGCAAAAACTAACGCACGAATCATCCCGTATCAGGGAAAACTCCCCGACATCCATCCCAGCGTTTTCCTCGCCGACGGCGTCGTGATCGTGGGCGACGTCACACTCGCCGAGGACGTGAACGTCTGGTGCAACGCGGTCATTCGCGGCGATGTGAACACCATCGGCATCGGCGCGCGCACAAACGTGCAGGACAACAGCACGCTGCACGTGACCTGGAACCAGTACTCGCTGAACATCGGCGCCGACGTGACCATCGGTCACGGCGTGACATTGCACGGGTGCACGATTCACGACCGCGTGCTGATAGGCATGGGCGCGGTGGTTCTGGACGGCGCCGAAGTGTTTCCCGAATCGCTCATTGCCGCGGGGACGCTTGTGCGCCAGCACTTCGAGGTGCCGGAGGGCAGCCTCGTCGCCGGCGTGCCGGGCAAAATCGCGCGCCGCCTGAGCGACGAAGAGCGGCGGGGTATTGCGGATTCGGCGCAGCACTACATGCATTACGTGAACGAATACCGCGCACACGACGATCTCGGACAGGCGATGGATTTCGACACGTATCTGCGCCTGCGGCGCGGATGA
- a CDS encoding DUF3108 domain-containing protein: protein MKRHTTSRPRRFPAARRLLLLGASAAAVLFATAVSTDVPVQAAAPQPARPANLAVFQRGEELVYEVRYLTFMLGTITARCLAVDSVTKHYRMECIIRSAKGIPFVTLLTRFQSTVNEQVTSTSFSTKEHVEDTLNKYINYTFPKNRDVVYISERIGRDPIPEHYDTLTLDGKRWQDGLSLLFYARAHALQRYTDYVPVLMYRSKATTTINFGVKDDDMEIDAVPYPIHTVKLDGETGFTGIFGLTGGFEGWFSKDAASVPIYAKMHVILGSVRLELVSWKKPGWIPPRYGKN from the coding sequence GTGAAACGGCACACCACATCACGGCCGCGCCGCTTCCCCGCGGCGCGCCGTCTTCTTCTCCTCGGAGCGTCTGCCGCCGCCGTCCTCTTCGCGACTGCGGTGAGCACGGACGTTCCCGTGCAGGCCGCGGCGCCGCAGCCCGCGCGTCCCGCCAACCTCGCCGTCTTTCAGCGCGGGGAGGAACTTGTGTACGAGGTGCGCTATCTGACCTTCATGCTCGGGACCATTACGGCCCGCTGCCTGGCGGTGGACAGTGTCACGAAGCACTACAGAATGGAGTGCATCATCCGTTCCGCAAAGGGCATACCCTTTGTCACACTTCTCACACGTTTCCAAAGCACGGTCAACGAGCAGGTAACGAGCACCTCGTTCAGCACGAAGGAACACGTGGAGGACACGCTGAACAAGTACATCAACTACACCTTCCCGAAGAACCGGGACGTGGTGTATATCAGCGAACGGATCGGCCGTGACCCCATCCCCGAGCATTACGACACGCTGACCCTCGACGGCAAGCGCTGGCAGGACGGACTGTCGCTCCTCTTTTATGCACGCGCGCACGCGCTGCAGCGATACACCGATTACGTCCCCGTCCTCATGTACCGTTCAAAGGCCACAACCACGATCAACTTCGGTGTGAAAGACGACGACATGGAAATCGACGCCGTGCCGTATCCGATCCACACCGTGAAGCTCGACGGCGAAACCGGTTTCACGGGCATATTCGGGCTCACCGGCGGTTTCGAGGGGTGGTTCAGCAAGGACGCCGCATCCGTACCGATATACGCAAAGATGCACGTGATACTCGGCAGCGTCCGACTCGAACTCGTTTCCTGGAAAAAACCCGGGTGGATCCCGCCCCGCTATGGCAAAAACTAA